Proteins co-encoded in one Papaver somniferum cultivar HN1 chromosome 5, ASM357369v1, whole genome shotgun sequence genomic window:
- the LOC113278372 gene encoding F-box/kelch-repeat protein At3g06240-like, with protein sequence MLFGIGLNYEENPNFRLYYASKDMIRNNIKKRLTFADLLEEFRHPPIENRLAISIGSKGFVVSGFGFDPHKEQYKVVRIHYPDRNLDVGHVDVYTLGAGSGWRNIGDVTYSLSSPPGILVDGVLHWIDYKAMNIVGFSLQDEKFGSLASPPCLSHLHGAAAYRLKKLKGRLCVVHLRRSWYLRVDIWFYTKDYNTWSLEIKLKPVRFYSDTDYDPLLVTKENKVLYWCDKSNLLCFDPKTSTTTIVIDDSSDLGLMYFSATPHVNTLVSLKTLEKENCVVQEWDGCTRELYQPPSDTQLITGGVLPGPDYWMKIARWLTLLNIASQLICLGKYVESMGELFLMFVSLALSIVSFLNNEYNEF encoded by the exons ATGCTATTTGGGATCGGCTTAAACTAcgaagaaaaccctaatttcagactTTACTATGCATCAAAGGACATGATTAGGAACAATATCAAGAAACGTCTCACTTTCGCTGACCTCCTAGAAGAATTCCGTCATCCTCCCATCGAAAACAG ATTAGCAATATCAATCGGCTCAAAGGGCTTTGTGGTAAGCGGGTTTGGTTTTGATCCACATAAGGAACAATACAAGGTTGTGAGAATTCATTACCCCGACAGAAACCTCGATGTTGGGCATGTGGACGTGTATACCCTGGGTGCCGGCTCCGGTTGGAGAAATATTGGAGATGTTACGTACTCTTTAAGTTCACCACCGGGTATCCTTGTCGACGGAGTGCTGCATTGGATAGATTACAAGGCAATGAATATTGTGGGGTTCAGTTTACAAGATGAAAAGTTTGGATCACTTGCATCACCACCCTGCTTATCACATCTGCATGGAGCTGCAGCTTATAGGCTCAAAAAATTGAAAGGCCGTCTATGCGTTGTTCATCTTAGGCGTTCATGGTATCTGCGTGTTGACATATGGTTCTATACCAAGGATTACAATACTTGGAGTTTGGAGATCAAGCTAAAACCCGTAAGATTTTACTCGGACACTGATTACGACCCACTCCTTGTAACAAAGGAGAATAAAGTCCTATATTGGTGCGACAAGTCGAATCTTTTATGTTTTGATCCAAAAACCTCAACTACGACCATAGTCATCGATGATTCTAGTGATTTGGGTTTGATGTATTTCAGTGCAACTCCCCATGTAAATACTCTTGTTTCACTAAAAACTCTAGAAAAAGAAAATTGTGTCGTACAAGAATGGGATGGGTGCACAAGAGAGCTGTATCAGCCACCTAGCGACACACAACTGATCACAGGAGGAGTACTTCCGGGTCCAGATTATTGGATGAAGATCGCAAGGTGGCTTACGCTTTTAAATATAGCGTCACAAT